A window of Flavobacterium flavigenum contains these coding sequences:
- a CDS encoding T9SS type A sorting domain-containing protein: MKKLYQLSSVLFAVLFALSSSLHAQNAKVQIDKNKTYQKVTGFGGFVCSPQFGYNYMSTDEIKKMWGTNSDAGYTIMRLYIPGESNWSSTLATAKLAKNELGLTIFASPWTMPAEWKTNNSEVAVFTDENGVKQIGYLKEEHYEDYALYLNRYVTYLRDNGVELDYISIQNEPDEMATYQGCIWTPVQIATFVKNYGHLINCKVIAPESVGYSDSFANAFLDADVMQNFEVYGVHQYGGIQSKYKQFQNYNKQIWMTEYLINWNSGGTVRDFNWGIDAFSFANSVNDAILGNVNAWIHYATKRYYALMGDGSNGTVAGEITKRGHILSQYAKFTTGTTRIEATWSDATAQLKGSSYINDAGDKIVLTIINPSQNTYNLTVDLPFYAVKGTKTITTQSIDLQNTAINFAETFRPVVSIDPSSFITLTFEKSKDRIASQMTSKEVHYAKIENQSVTNPAFGTTYQISGKTITFANANPMISANMTDANGYLKLDNRYNKLIVHVKSFTTANQANTDNTTLYYINDNGEVKSKNYGKFNFPTGVEFDLTFDISKAVLTDGCTGIIGLRNSNYSSVLTLNLGDVYFNIADEKAAEFGGTYSEDDSLLMDALESTKYVSLDFRNATGISSSQDWHFKSANKNSIFYVTANNTSTNVISGTVCNNLNLTDQGGDFNVPFTFSATAATFTKTIADYDVLVLPFEAIIPQGVTAYTMQPSSAKIICNQIESTIPANTPVLLSGSGTFVFNGTRNVSTPKALTVNQMNPVYIGIKAPAGSYTLKTVNNVTAFYPVTVGSEPLISSFRFYLSEKSGYNAAVLPFEFNTLSTNKKEFSKADFTLYPNPAVEEIFVDMLSSDFDYKIFNIQGSLVNSGTLKNGNTKITIELLPAGVYFINGTNGQSKIVKKFIKK; this comes from the coding sequence ATGAAAAAATTATACCAATTAAGTTCAGTATTGTTTGCAGTTTTATTTGCGTTATCTTCCAGTTTGCATGCACAGAATGCAAAAGTTCAAATTGATAAAAATAAAACTTACCAGAAAGTTACCGGTTTTGGAGGTTTTGTATGCAGTCCACAGTTTGGATATAATTACATGTCAACTGACGAAATTAAAAAAATGTGGGGAACAAATAGTGATGCCGGTTATACTATTATGCGTCTTTATATTCCCGGAGAAAGTAACTGGTCTTCAACTCTTGCCACTGCAAAATTGGCCAAGAATGAGCTGGGATTAACGATTTTTGCAAGTCCCTGGACAATGCCGGCAGAATGGAAAACAAATAACAGTGAGGTTGCAGTTTTTACTGATGAAAACGGAGTTAAGCAAATTGGCTATCTAAAAGAAGAACATTATGAGGATTATGCATTGTATCTTAATCGGTATGTAACCTATCTTCGTGATAATGGTGTGGAACTTGATTATATTTCGATTCAAAATGAACCAGATGAAATGGCAACGTATCAGGGTTGTATCTGGACACCGGTACAAATAGCTACTTTCGTTAAAAATTATGGTCATCTTATTAATTGTAAAGTTATTGCGCCTGAAAGCGTTGGTTATTCAGATTCTTTTGCAAATGCTTTTCTTGATGCTGATGTCATGCAGAATTTTGAAGTTTACGGCGTTCATCAATATGGTGGTATCCAGTCCAAATACAAACAATTTCAAAATTACAATAAGCAGATATGGATGACAGAGTATCTCATTAACTGGAATTCCGGAGGTACGGTTCGTGATTTCAATTGGGGAATTGATGCTTTTAGTTTCGCAAATAGTGTCAATGATGCAATCCTAGGAAACGTTAATGCCTGGATTCACTACGCTACTAAGCGATATTATGCTCTGATGGGTGATGGATCAAACGGAACAGTAGCCGGAGAAATTACCAAAAGAGGCCACATACTTTCGCAATATGCAAAATTCACCACAGGTACAACACGTATAGAAGCAACATGGAGTGACGCTACTGCACAGCTTAAAGGTTCTTCATACATCAATGATGCCGGCGATAAAATTGTTCTTACTATAATTAATCCATCACAGAATACCTATAATCTAACTGTAGATTTGCCATTTTATGCTGTAAAAGGTACTAAAACAATAACCACTCAGAGTATTGATTTACAAAATACTGCGATTAATTTTGCAGAAACATTCCGTCCGGTAGTGAGTATTGATCCTTCTAGTTTTATTACTTTAACTTTTGAAAAGAGCAAAGACAGGATCGCTTCACAAATGACAAGTAAAGAAGTTCATTACGCTAAGATCGAAAACCAGTCTGTTACAAATCCTGCGTTTGGAACAACATACCAGATTAGTGGTAAAACCATAACATTTGCAAACGCAAATCCGATGATAAGTGCTAATATGACCGATGCTAATGGATATTTGAAATTAGACAATCGTTATAATAAACTTATAGTGCATGTTAAAAGCTTCACTACTGCAAACCAGGCTAATACTGACAATACAACACTTTATTATATCAATGATAATGGTGAGGTAAAGTCTAAAAACTATGGAAAATTCAATTTTCCTACCGGAGTTGAATTTGATTTGACATTTGATATTTCAAAAGCTGTTTTAACGGATGGATGTACCGGAATTATTGGCCTGCGAAATTCTAATTACAGTTCAGTACTTACTTTAAACTTAGGTGATGTATATTTTAATATTGCTGATGAAAAAGCAGCCGAATTTGGCGGTACATATTCAGAAGATGACAGTCTTTTAATGGATGCACTGGAAAGCACCAAATATGTGTCATTAGATTTTAGAAATGCGACTGGTATAAGTTCATCTCAGGACTGGCATTTCAAATCAGCCAATAAAAACAGTATCTTTTATGTAACTGCAAATAATACTTCGACCAATGTAATATCTGGTACGGTATGCAATAATTTGAATCTTACGGATCAGGGAGGTGATTTTAATGTTCCTTTCACATTTTCAGCTACAGCAGCAACCTTTACCAAAACAATTGCAGATTACGATGTTTTGGTGCTTCCATTTGAAGCCATTATACCTCAGGGTGTTACAGCTTATACAATGCAGCCATCATCTGCTAAAATAATATGTAATCAAATTGAAAGTACAATTCCGGCCAATACGCCTGTTTTATTGAGTGGTTCAGGTACATTCGTTTTTAATGGTACCCGAAATGTTTCAACACCAAAGGCTTTAACTGTTAATCAGATGAATCCGGTTTACATTGGTATTAAAGCTCCTGCCGGAAGTTACACATTGAAAACGGTAAATAATGTTACGGCATTTTATCCTGTAACTGTTGGAAGTGAGCCCTTAATTTCCTCATTCCGCTTTTACTTAAGTGAAAAAAGTGGATATAATGCTGCGGTTCTTCCTTTTGAGTTTAATACATTAAGTACAAATAAGAAAGAATTCAGCAAGGCGGATTTCACATTATATCCAAATCCTGCAGTAGAGGAAATTTTTGTTGATATGCTTTCTTCTGATTTTGATTATAAAATTTTCAATATCCAGGGAAGTTTAGTGAACTCAGGGACTTTGAAAAACGGCAATACCAAAATAACAATAGAATTATTGCCTGCCGGAGTTTATTTTATTAATGGAACAAACGGTCAGTCTAAAATAGTGAAGAAGTTTATAAAGAAATAA
- a CDS encoding beta-glucosidase, which produces MRLRFMAIVLFSAFQSSFSQTDNNAVEKRIQQLIKKMTLKEKVGMLHGNSKFYTSEIKHLGIPEWALSDGPHGVRAEMNRHNWKYTGQTDDFSTSFPPGTAMAASWNLNLAKQRGFVLGEEARFRKKDVLLGPGINIIRSPLCGRNFEYLSEDPFLISQLSINYIKALQTKDVAACVKHFVANNQEENRFVVDVTMSERALREIYLPGFKASVVDAGTLGVMGAYNKFRGEYCTENTYLGRTILRNEFNFKGVYMSDWDAVHSTEKAALAGLDLEMGTEKENYNDWYFADPLIKAVKEGRVKESVVNEKVANILRVMIKTKVLDPETRVKGAINTKEHQEAAYRSAVEAIVLLKNEKETLPLNMSVIKSIAIIGDNATRTHCEGGFSSEIKALYEVTPLQAMTRKYGKSMQINFAQGYEKQSHVVERSSAGQLNTDKVDWKLIDEAVAQAKKSDVAIVFAGLNHDFDSESFDRLHMRLPYGQETLIQEVAKANPKTIVVIIAGSPLELAGIESRVPALVWGWYGGMEAGNAITDVLSGKEFPSGKLPFTLPVTLSQSPAHALGAYPGHDLKVNYDEDILVGYRWFDTKEIEPQHAFGYGLSYTSFEISNVTSDKKVYNVNDEITVKFNIKNTGKSNGAEVVQLYVGQTNASVLRPKKELKAFDKIFLAPGEQKTVDLKVKVKDLAFYDEKSSGWKIEPGEFMLYTATSAKDIVSSLPVNVK; this is translated from the coding sequence ATGAGATTACGATTTATGGCTATTGTTTTGTTTTCAGCATTTCAAAGTTCTTTTTCACAAACAGATAATAATGCTGTTGAAAAAAGAATTCAACAGTTAATTAAGAAAATGACTTTGAAAGAAAAAGTCGGTATGCTGCATGGGAATTCTAAATTTTACACTTCAGAAATAAAACATCTTGGTATTCCGGAATGGGCTTTATCTGACGGTCCTCACGGAGTCAGGGCTGAAATGAACCGTCATAACTGGAAATACACAGGTCAAACCGATGATTTCTCTACCTCTTTTCCTCCCGGAACAGCTATGGCGGCAAGCTGGAATCTAAATCTGGCTAAACAGCGTGGATTTGTTTTAGGTGAAGAAGCCCGTTTTCGTAAAAAAGATGTTTTGCTTGGCCCGGGAATCAATATTATCCGTTCTCCGCTCTGTGGTCGAAACTTTGAATATTTGAGCGAAGATCCTTTTCTTATTTCTCAACTTTCAATAAATTATATCAAGGCTTTACAAACAAAAGATGTTGCAGCTTGTGTAAAACATTTCGTAGCCAATAATCAGGAAGAAAATCGTTTTGTAGTAGATGTAACAATGAGTGAAAGGGCTTTACGAGAAATTTATTTACCGGGTTTTAAAGCTTCAGTTGTTGATGCCGGAACGTTAGGAGTTATGGGTGCTTATAATAAATTCAGAGGCGAATATTGTACCGAGAATACTTATTTGGGACGTACAATTTTACGAAATGAATTTAATTTCAAAGGTGTTTACATGTCTGACTGGGATGCTGTACACAGTACAGAAAAAGCAGCTTTGGCTGGGCTGGACTTAGAAATGGGAACCGAAAAAGAAAACTACAATGACTGGTACTTTGCTGATCCTTTGATTAAAGCGGTAAAAGAAGGACGTGTAAAAGAAAGCGTAGTTAATGAAAAAGTGGCAAACATTCTGAGAGTCATGATCAAAACCAAAGTTTTAGATCCTGAAACGCGTGTAAAAGGTGCTATAAATACAAAAGAGCACCAGGAGGCAGCCTATCGTTCTGCTGTAGAAGCTATTGTTTTATTAAAAAACGAAAAGGAAACACTGCCTTTGAACATGAGTGTCATAAAATCAATCGCTATTATTGGTGACAATGCAACCCGTACGCATTGTGAAGGTGGCTTTAGTTCAGAAATCAAGGCTTTATATGAGGTTACCCCACTTCAGGCTATGACCAGGAAATACGGCAAATCGATGCAGATCAATTTTGCACAGGGTTATGAAAAACAATCCCATGTTGTTGAAAGAAGCAGTGCAGGTCAATTAAATACCGATAAAGTAGACTGGAAATTAATTGATGAAGCCGTGGCGCAAGCCAAAAAATCTGATGTAGCAATCGTTTTTGCAGGTTTAAACCATGATTTTGATTCAGAATCGTTTGACAGACTGCATATGCGATTGCCATACGGACAAGAGACTTTGATTCAGGAAGTAGCTAAAGCAAATCCTAAAACGATTGTCGTAATTATTGCAGGATCACCACTTGAACTGGCGGGCATTGAATCCCGCGTTCCAGCATTAGTATGGGGATGGTATGGCGGAATGGAAGCAGGTAATGCTATTACTGATGTATTGAGTGGTAAAGAATTTCCTTCAGGAAAACTGCCATTTACTCTTCCAGTTACTTTAAGCCAGTCTCCTGCCCATGCATTAGGAGCTTATCCGGGACACGATTTGAAAGTAAATTATGATGAAGATATTCTGGTAGGGTATCGCTGGTTCGACACTAAAGAAATTGAGCCTCAACATGCTTTTGGTTATGGGTTATCTTATACTTCTTTTGAAATTTCTAATGTTACATCTGACAAAAAAGTTTATAACGTTAATGACGAAATAACAGTTAAATTCAACATTAAAAATACAGGAAAATCAAACGGTGCTGAAGTCGTTCAATTGTATGTTGGACAAACTAATGCATCTGTTCTAAGACCTAAAAAGGAATTAAAAGCTTTTGATAAAATATTCCTTGCTCCTGGAGAACAAAAAACTGTGGACTTAAAAGTGAAAGTAAAAGATCTGGCTTTCTACGATGAGAAAAGTTCCGGATGGAAAATCGAACCTGGTGAATTTATGCTTTATACCGCAACATCAGCCAAAGATATTGTGAGTAGTTTACCTGTGAATGTAAAATAA
- the xyl3A gene encoding xylan 1,4-beta-xylosidase: MKISFVIISLLFVFNANAQQYPFKNPSLSSEERAKDLISRLTLEEKAALMCDQSDAIPRLGIKKFNWWSEALHGYANNDNVTVFPEPIGMAASFDDLLVYNIFNAVSDEARAKYNQWIQDGNENKRFLSLSVWTPNVNIFRDPRWGRGQETYGEDPYLTSRMGVSVVKGLQGPADAKYRKLLACAKHFAVHSGPEWSRHELNLNNVNPRELYETYLPAFKSLVQDADVRQVMCAYQRLDDEPCCSNTRLLQRILRDEWGFKYLVVSDCGAVTDFYTTHKVSSDAVHAASKAVLAGTDVECVWEKYPFKNLPEAVNKDLIKEADIDKSLLRVLIGRFDLGEMDDDKIVPWAQIPASVLNSKEHQQLALEMAQKSMTLLQNKNNILPLNKTNKVALIGPNADNEPMLWGNYNGTPVKTITIKSGIESKVSANNIVYDKACDLVEDKVNQSYFEQISFEGKKGMKATYWNNPNREGNSVISQYILNPIKMTTAGQHEFASGVKLEGFSAKYETEFSAKTNDTLVFKTGATGAFELLVDGRSIAKYTNWRTIPGNIPFPVEAGKKYKIEILFAQSNNWQANLEFDFGKEHDIDFGALIQKLKGVDTVIFVGGLSTLLEGEEMPVSYPGFKGGDRTNIELPAVQRKCLQELKAAGKKVIFVNCSGSAIALTPETESCDAILQAWYPGESGGQAVADVIFGDYNPAGKLPVSFYKNSDILGDFEDYSMKGRTYRYTNNVLFPFGFGLSYSNFNIGKANLSKTKIRANENTQLSLQIKNISKREGTEIVQVYVRKVNDTDGPLKTLKGFKKISLKAGESQNITIDLPSSSFEFYDSNSRAMSVTPGEYEVYYGASSNDKDLKMTKLIVQ, from the coding sequence ATGAAAATCAGTTTCGTTATAATCAGTTTACTATTTGTTTTTAATGCCAACGCACAACAATATCCTTTTAAGAATCCATCTCTTAGTTCAGAAGAACGGGCAAAGGATTTAATTTCAAGATTAACCCTTGAGGAAAAAGCAGCACTAATGTGTGATCAAAGTGATGCAATACCAAGGCTCGGGATTAAAAAATTTAATTGGTGGAGTGAGGCTTTGCACGGCTATGCTAATAATGATAATGTAACTGTTTTTCCTGAACCTATTGGTATGGCAGCTTCATTTGACGATTTGTTAGTCTATAATATTTTTAACGCAGTTTCGGATGAAGCACGGGCAAAATACAATCAATGGATACAAGACGGTAACGAAAACAAACGCTTTTTAAGTCTTTCGGTTTGGACACCTAATGTAAATATTTTCAGGGATCCCCGCTGGGGGCGAGGTCAGGAGACTTATGGTGAAGACCCGTATCTAACCTCGCGAATGGGAGTTTCAGTTGTTAAGGGACTTCAGGGGCCGGCAGATGCTAAATACCGTAAGCTTTTAGCCTGTGCAAAACATTTTGCCGTTCATTCTGGGCCAGAGTGGAGCAGGCATGAATTGAATTTAAACAATGTAAATCCACGGGAATTGTACGAAACGTATCTCCCGGCATTTAAATCGCTGGTACAGGATGCAGATGTTAGGCAGGTGATGTGTGCATACCAGCGCTTAGATGATGAGCCGTGTTGCAGCAATACCCGTCTTTTGCAGCGTATTCTTCGTGATGAATGGGGATTTAAATATCTGGTTGTTTCAGATTGTGGCGCAGTTACAGATTTTTATACTACACATAAAGTTTCGTCAGACGCAGTACACGCAGCATCTAAGGCTGTACTTGCTGGTACGGATGTGGAATGTGTATGGGAAAAATATCCATTTAAAAATTTGCCGGAAGCGGTTAATAAGGATTTAATAAAGGAAGCTGATATAGATAAAAGCCTGCTTCGGGTGTTAATTGGTCGCTTTGATTTAGGAGAAATGGATGATGATAAAATAGTGCCTTGGGCTCAAATACCAGCATCTGTGCTTAATAGCAAAGAACATCAGCAGTTAGCACTTGAAATGGCCCAGAAATCAATGACACTTTTGCAAAACAAAAACAACATTCTTCCTTTAAATAAAACAAATAAAGTGGCACTTATAGGGCCGAATGCAGATAATGAACCGATGTTGTGGGGAAACTACAACGGAACGCCGGTCAAAACAATTACCATCAAAAGTGGAATAGAATCAAAAGTTTCGGCAAATAATATAGTGTATGACAAAGCCTGTGATTTAGTGGAAGACAAGGTTAATCAAAGTTATTTTGAACAGATTTCATTTGAAGGAAAAAAAGGCATGAAAGCTACTTATTGGAATAATCCAAACAGGGAAGGGAATAGTGTTATATCACAGTACATTTTAAATCCGATAAAAATGACAACTGCCGGACAGCATGAATTTGCTTCGGGAGTTAAATTAGAAGGATTTTCAGCAAAATATGAAACAGAATTTTCAGCGAAAACCAATGACACTCTTGTTTTTAAGACTGGAGCTACCGGTGCTTTCGAATTATTGGTTGATGGTAGATCCATAGCAAAATATACCAACTGGCGCACCATTCCCGGTAATATTCCTTTTCCGGTTGAAGCTGGCAAAAAATATAAGATCGAAATTCTTTTTGCACAGTCAAATAATTGGCAGGCCAATCTGGAATTCGATTTTGGAAAAGAACATGATATAGATTTTGGGGCTTTAATTCAAAAACTGAAAGGTGTTGATACCGTAATATTTGTTGGTGGACTTTCCACTCTGCTTGAAGGGGAAGAAATGCCTGTTTCTTATCCTGGTTTCAAAGGCGGAGACAGGACTAATATAGAACTTCCAGCTGTTCAGAGAAAATGTTTGCAAGAACTTAAGGCTGCAGGCAAAAAAGTAATTTTTGTAAACTGCTCGGGTTCTGCAATTGCTTTAACCCCGGAGACAGAGAGCTGTGATGCAATTTTGCAGGCATGGTATCCGGGCGAATCTGGTGGGCAGGCTGTTGCTGATGTTATTTTTGGAGATTATAATCCTGCAGGAAAACTGCCTGTCTCATTTTATAAAAATTCAGATATACTTGGAGATTTTGAGGACTATTCAATGAAAGGGCGTACTTACAGATATACAAATAATGTTTTGTTTCCGTTTGGTTTTGGTTTAAGTTACTCTAATTTTAATATTGGCAAAGCAAATCTGAGTAAAACAAAAATAAGAGCGAATGAAAACACACAATTGAGCTTACAAATAAAAAATATTAGTAAACGTGAAGGAACAGAAATTGTCCAAGTTTATGTTCGAAAAGTAAATGATACAGACGGTCCTCTAAAAACTTTGAAAGGTTTTAAAAAAATCAGTTTAAAAGCTGGGGAAAGTCAAAATATTACTATTGATTTGCCATCTTCTTCGTTTGAGTTTTATGATTCTAATAGCAGGGCGATGAGTGTAACTCCTGGTGAATATGAGGTATATTATGGTGCTAGTTCAAATGATAAAGATTTAAAAATGACTAAGCTGATTGTTCAGTAA
- a CDS encoding glycoside hydrolase family 127 protein, translated as MRIYLINSMKNVFLRYKILGFVLMLFIGSSAAAQMQLFDLKQVRLKDGIFKNAQDVDLKYILELNPDRLLAPYLIASDIPVKAERYGNWESIGLDGHIAGHYLSALAMMYASTGDTTLKNRLDYMIEELALCQDKNGNGYVGGIPQGKVFWDRIHNGDIDGSNFGLNNTWVPLYNIHKLFAGLNDAYHYAGNEKAKDILIKLGDWFIELIRPLSDEQIQNILKTEHGGINESFADLYIITKNKKYLETAEKISHLALLNPLIKKEDKLTGLHANTQIPKVIGFEKIAALSNKKEWSDAVEFFWENVTQKRSVSFGGNSFAEHFNPTDDFSGMIKSNQGPETCNSYNMERLGKALFLDKNDVSYLDFYERTLYNHILSSQHPKKGGFVYFTPIRPNHYRVYSQPETSMWCCVGSGLENHSKYGELIYSHTGDDLFINLFISSTLDWKEKGVFIEQSTKFPYQNSTDISLKLKKDKTFSLNIRCPEWAQNFEIFINGKIQDIEAKPSAYLRLKRKWKSGDQITVQFKTSIHLETLPDGSNWSAFVNGPIVLAAKTSNKDLDGLFADDSRMGHVASGKYYPLDQAYAMVGEKADYLAKLKDLGNMRFRLDSLELEPFFEVHDSRYQMYFQSYTKEQYKEKHELLKQQEIEALALESKTIDKINCGEQQSEVDHRYKGEKSDSGYDDTKSWRSTRSYISYQLLNKNKSGKFLDISSINEFKTENIKILINEKPANVIFVKDKVIRLSIDQIETVDIKIVTNPGSNSPKFYQFRILKD; from the coding sequence ATGAGAATATATTTAATTAATAGTATGAAAAATGTTTTTTTGAGGTATAAAATTTTAGGTTTTGTACTAATGTTGTTTATAGGGTCTTCTGCTGCAGCCCAAATGCAGTTGTTTGATTTAAAGCAGGTAAGGTTAAAAGATGGAATCTTTAAAAATGCTCAGGATGTAGATCTTAAGTACATTTTAGAACTGAATCCTGACAGACTTTTAGCCCCTTATCTAATAGCTTCTGATATACCTGTAAAGGCAGAACGATACGGGAATTGGGAAAGCATAGGACTTGACGGGCATATAGCCGGACATTATCTTTCTGCACTGGCTATGATGTATGCTTCAACCGGGGATACAACTCTTAAAAATCGTTTAGATTACATGATTGAAGAACTGGCTTTATGTCAGGACAAAAATGGTAATGGATATGTAGGCGGTATTCCTCAGGGAAAGGTTTTTTGGGATAGAATTCATAATGGAGATATCGATGGGAGTAATTTTGGGCTAAATAATACCTGGGTGCCACTGTATAACATCCATAAACTTTTTGCGGGTTTAAATGATGCTTATCACTATGCTGGTAATGAAAAAGCAAAAGATATTTTAATAAAACTTGGAGACTGGTTTATAGAACTAATCCGTCCGCTTTCTGATGAGCAGATACAGAATATATTAAAAACGGAGCATGGAGGAATAAATGAATCTTTTGCCGACCTGTACATTATTACTAAAAACAAAAAGTATCTTGAAACAGCTGAAAAAATTTCGCACTTAGCCCTACTGAATCCACTCATTAAAAAGGAAGACAAGTTAACAGGATTACATGCCAATACTCAAATTCCAAAAGTGATTGGTTTTGAAAAAATTGCCGCTCTTTCAAATAAAAAAGAATGGTCAGATGCAGTTGAGTTTTTTTGGGAAAATGTTACCCAAAAGCGGAGCGTTTCTTTTGGAGGAAATAGTTTTGCAGAACATTTTAATCCTACTGATGATTTTAGTGGTATGATAAAATCAAACCAGGGACCGGAAACGTGTAACTCTTATAATATGGAGCGTTTAGGCAAAGCTTTATTTCTTGATAAAAATGATGTCTCTTACCTTGATTTTTATGAGCGTACACTTTATAATCACATTTTGTCAAGTCAGCACCCTAAAAAAGGTGGTTTTGTTTATTTTACACCTATCAGGCCTAATCATTATCGAGTATATTCTCAACCGGAGACAAGTATGTGGTGCTGTGTAGGTTCCGGGCTTGAAAATCATTCAAAATACGGAGAATTAATTTACAGTCATACAGGTGACGATCTTTTTATAAATCTCTTTATTTCATCAACGTTAGACTGGAAAGAAAAGGGAGTTTTTATAGAACAAAGCACAAAATTCCCATATCAGAATAGTACAGATATTAGTTTAAAACTTAAAAAAGATAAAACATTTTCACTGAATATCCGCTGTCCGGAATGGGCTCAGAATTTTGAAATTTTCATTAATGGAAAAATTCAGGATATAGAAGCCAAACCATCTGCTTATTTAAGGCTAAAAAGAAAATGGAAATCAGGCGACCAGATTACGGTTCAATTCAAAACTTCCATACATTTAGAAACTTTACCCGATGGTTCAAATTGGAGTGCTTTTGTCAACGGTCCCATTGTATTGGCAGCTAAAACATCAAACAAGGATTTAGACGGATTATTTGCAGATGACAGCCGTATGGGACATGTGGCATCCGGAAAATATTATCCTCTTGATCAGGCTTATGCAATGGTAGGAGAAAAGGCTGATTATCTGGCAAAACTCAAGGATTTAGGAAATATGCGTTTTCGTCTCGATTCATTAGAGTTAGAACCTTTTTTTGAAGTGCATGACTCTCGTTATCAAATGTATTTTCAGAGTTATACCAAAGAACAGTATAAAGAAAAGCATGAATTATTAAAGCAGCAGGAAATTGAGGCTCTGGCTTTAGAATCAAAAACGATAGATAAGATTAATTGCGGTGAACAGCAGTCAGAAGTTGATCATCGTTATAAAGGTGAAAAAAGTGATTCAGGTTACGATGATACAAAATCATGGAGGAGTACCCGCTCTTATATTTCCTATCAGTTATTAAATAAAAATAAGTCAGGAAAGTTTTTGGATATCAGTAGTATAAATGAATTTAAAACAGAGAACATCAAAATTCTTATAAACGAGAAACCGGCAAATGTAATCTTTGTGAAAGATAAAGTAATAAGACTAAGTATAGATCAGATTGAAACAGTAGATATTAAAATAGTAACTAATCCGGGCAGTAATAGTCCAAAGTTTTATCAGTTTAGAATTTTAAAAGATTAA